In Gossypium raimondii isolate GPD5lz chromosome 12, ASM2569854v1, whole genome shotgun sequence, a single window of DNA contains:
- the LOC105764644 gene encoding myb-related protein 306, with protein MGRPPCCDKIGVKKGPWTPEEDIILVSYIQEHGPGNWRSVPTNTGLLRCSKSCRLRWTNYLRPGIKRGNFTEQEEKMIIHLQALLGNRWAAIASYLPQRTDNDIKNYWNTHLKKKLKKVETGVDGQNQEGFSSAQSVSKGQWERRLQTDIRMAKQALSDALSLDKPNSLTNSIEFKLSHPYLRPSQSQSSTAYASSAENISRLLQNWMKNPPKPAPAPRQTKSAETMTQNSSCSDEGALSEATPEGFDSFFSFNSSNSDNISHESVSVAENSVFQDESKPNLGDQVPLRLIEKWLLDDASAQAHDDDLISMSLQDSALLF; from the exons ATGGGTAGGCCTCCTTGCTGTGACAAAATCGGTGTGAAGAAGGGACCATGGACTCCCGAAGAAGATATCATATTGGTCTCTTATATTCAAGAACATGGTCCAGGAAACTGGAGATCTGTTCCTACTAATACTG GTTTGCTTAGATGCAGCAAGAGTTGCAGGCTCCGATGGACCAACTATCTCCGGCCAGGTATCAAACGTGGTAACTTCACTGAACAAGAAGAGAAGATGATCATCCATCTCCAAGCTCTTTTAGGCAATAG ATGGGCCGCCATAGCTTCCTATCTTCCTCAGAGAACAGATAATGACATAAAGAATTACTGGAACACCCATTTGAAAAAGAAGCTGAAAAAGGTTGAAACAGGCGTTGATGGCCAAAATCAAGAGGGGTTTTCTTCTGCACAATCAGTGTCCAAAGGGCAGTGGGAGAGGAGGCTTCAAACGGATATCAGGATGGCTAAACAGGCCCTTTCTGATGCTTTATCCCTTGataaaccaaactctttgacaAATTCCATTGAGTTCAAGCTCTCTCACCCTTACTTAAGACCATCTCAATCTCAATCATCTACTGCTTATGCATCAAGTGCTGAGAACATATCACGGTTGCTCCAGAACTGGATGAAGAATCCACCCAAACCCGCACCTGCGCCTCGTCAAACAAAATCAGCCGAAACAATGACTCAGAACTCCAGTTGTAGTGATGAAGGAGCGTTGAGTGAAGCCACACCCGAGGGTTTTGATTCCTTTTTTAGCTTCAACTCCTCTAATTCAGACAATATTTCTCATGAATCTGTGTCGGTGGCCGAGAACAGTGTGTTCCAAGATGAAAGCAAGCCCAACTTGGGGGATCAAGTCCCTCTCAGATTGATAGAGAAATGGCTCTTGGATGATGCTTCAGCTCAGGCTCATGATGATGACCTAATTAGCATGTCTTTACAAGATAGTGctcttttgttttga